The genomic window CCTGGCACCTGCTCGGCACGCCCAGTGGAAGTATCGGCACGCTGGGCGCCGGTCTTTATGGCGCGGTGCAGCCGACCGGCTTCACCACCCCGCTGGTGCTGCAGATGCATGCGCTGCTGGCGCAGCTGCGCACCGACGGCGCGCAGGCCGTAGCGATGGAAGTCAGTTCGCACGCGCTGGACCAGGGCCGCGTCGATGCGGTGCACTACGACGTGGCGGTGTTCACCAACCTCACCCGCGACCATCTGGATTACCACGGCGACATGGCCAGCTACGGCGCGGCCAAGGCGCGCCTGTTCCATCGCCCGGGCCTGAAGGCGGCGGTGGTGAACCTGGATGATGCGTTCGGCCGCCAGCTGTTCGCCGGCCTGCCGGCCAGCGTGCAGGCCATCGGGCTGAGCTCGCGCGGTGCGGCCGATGCCAGCGTGCACGCCGAGAACCTGCAGCTGGATGGTCGTGGCATCGGCTTCGAACTGGTCATCGACGGCGCGCGCGCTGCGGTGCAGTCGCCGCTGCTGGGCCGCTTCAACGTGGACAACCTGCTGGCCGTGGCCGGCAGCCTGCACGCGCTGGGCGAGCCGGCCGAGCGCATTGCCGCGGTGCTGTCGGCACTGCAGCCGATCCGCGGCCGCATGAACCGCCTGGGGGGCGAAGACGGCCTGCCTACCGTGGTGGTCGACTACGCCCACACCCCCGATGCGCTGGAACAGGCGCTGGACAGCCTGCATGGCCACCTGCAGGGGACGCTGTACTGCGTGTTCGGCTGCGGTGGCGAGCGCGATACCGGCAAGCGTCCGCAGATGGCCGCCATCGCCGAGCGCCTGGCCAACCAGGTCATCGTCACCGACGACAACCCGCGCGGCGAAGACGGCGACGTGATCGTCGCCGACATTCTGGCCGGCTTCGCCCATCCGGCCGCCGTGACCGTGCAGCGCAGCCGCGCGCGTGCGATCGGCCTGGCGGTGAAGCGCGCCGGTGCGGGCGACATCATCCTGATCGCCGGCAAGGGCCACGAGCCCTACCAGGAGGTCAACGGCGTGCGCCACGACTTCGACGACACCGAAGTGTCGGCTGCCGCGCTGGCTGCCAAGGCCGGTGTGATCGCGACGCGCACGGATGCGCTGGTGGCCCGGCCGCAGGACGCGGAAGAGGGCCCAGCACAGGCCGGGGAGGGCGCCGCATGAAGCGCACCCTGCTTTCGCTGATCGCGCACTGGGCCGGTGGCGAGATCCACGGCGACGACGTGGCCATCGATGCGGTCAGCAATGACACCCGCAGCCTGGGCGCGGGCAGCCTGTACGTGGCCCTGCGTGGCGAACGCTTCGACGGCCATGACTTCGCCGCCGATGCGCAGGCCCGTGGCGCCAGCGCGCTGCTGGTCGAGCGCCTGCTGCCGCTGGACGTGCCGCAGGTGCTGGTGGCCGACAGCGAACGGGCCCTGGCGAAGATCGCCGCCGGCATGCAGCGCGACCGCGGCACCGAGGTGTTCGCGATCACCGGCAGCAACGGCAAGACCAGCGTGAAAAGCCTGCTGCTGGCGATCCTGCAGCAGGTGGCCCGGCATGCGCACAAGGTGGTCTATGCCAACCCGGGCAACCGCAACAATGAAATCGGCCTGCCGCTGGCGGTGATCGACGCGCCCGAAGATGCCGACTACGCCGTCTACGAGATGGGTGCCGGCAAGCCGGGTGACATCGCCTACCTGACCGACATCGCGCGCCCGCGCTATGCGCTGGTCAACAACATCGCACCGGCCCACCTGGAACGGATGGGCAGCCTGCTCGGCGT from Stenotrophomonas sp. 704A1 includes these protein-coding regions:
- a CDS encoding UDP-N-acetylmuramoyl-L-alanyl-D-glutamate--2,6-diaminopimelate ligase, translating into MSPSMLLSQLLPDVALAGNDPVLTGLVLDSRAVRPGNAFVAIAGFGAHGLGFVEQARAAGASAILFEPPAPAELPAPTDAIAVPGLRARLGAMADQFHGAPSRAMTMVGVTGTNGKTSTVQLLAQAWHLLGTPSGSIGTLGAGLYGAVQPTGFTTPLVLQMHALLAQLRTDGAQAVAMEVSSHALDQGRVDAVHYDVAVFTNLTRDHLDYHGDMASYGAAKARLFHRPGLKAAVVNLDDAFGRQLFAGLPASVQAIGLSSRGAADASVHAENLQLDGRGIGFELVIDGARAAVQSPLLGRFNVDNLLAVAGSLHALGEPAERIAAVLSALQPIRGRMNRLGGEDGLPTVVVDYAHTPDALEQALDSLHGHLQGTLYCVFGCGGERDTGKRPQMAAIAERLANQVIVTDDNPRGEDGDVIVADILAGFAHPAAVTVQRSRARAIGLAVKRAGAGDIILIAGKGHEPYQEVNGVRHDFDDTEVSAAALAAKAGVIATRTDALVARPQDAEEGPAQAGEGAA